A region from the Lolium perenne isolate Kyuss_39 chromosome 4, Kyuss_2.0, whole genome shotgun sequence genome encodes:
- the LOC127292565 gene encoding uncharacterized protein, translating to MASNGNMLAMVMACALLLAGTTCHAARHLADTTPAAAAPAASAVPALPAVPTLPAVPGDTVTLMPPMPSVTLPTVPQVTLPPMPSIVVPKAVLPPMPKVTMAPMPAIVVPKVTLPTIPTIVVPKVTMAPMPSIVVPKVTLPPMPFVPNVNMPTPFAAPPPSA from the coding sequence ATGGCTTCCAACGGGAATATGTTGGCCATGGTCATGGCGTGCGCGCTCCTCCTCGCCGGCACCACCTGCCACGCCGCTCGCCACCTGGCCGACACGACCCCGGCAGCTGCCGCTCCGGCAGCCAGCGCCGTCCCCGCACTCCCGGCAGTGCCGACCCTGCCTGCCGTTCCCGGAGATACGGTCACCCTGATGCCGCCCATGCCGTCGGTCACCCTGCCAACCGTGCCGCAAGTGACGCTGCCGCCCATGCCGTCCATTGTCGTGCCTAAGGCAGTGCTGCCGCCCATGCCCAAGGTGACCATGGCGCCGATGCCCGCCATCGTCGTCCCCAAGGTGACGCTGCCGACGATTCCCACCATTGTTGTGCCCAAGGTGACCATGGCGCCTATGCCCTCCATCGTTGTGCCAAAGGTGACTCTGCCGCCGATGCCTTTCGTCCCGAATGTGAACATGCCTACGCCGTTCGCGGCGCCTCCCCCATCAGCGTAG
- the LOC127292566 gene encoding uncharacterized protein: protein MASNANMLTMIMACTLLLAGITCDAARHLADTTPAAAAPAASAVPGLPAVPTLPAVPTDTVTLLPPMPAVTLPTVPQVALPPTPAIVVPKAVLPPMPKVTMAPMPAIVVPKVTLPPIPNIVVPKVTLPPMPFVPNVNVPMPFAAPPPSA from the coding sequence ATGGCTTCCAACGCGAACATGTTGACCATGATCATGGCGTGCACGCTCCTCCTCGCTGGCATCACCTGCGACGCCGCTCGCCACCTGGCTGACACGACCCCGGCGGCCGCAGCTCCGGCAGCTAGCGCTGTCCCTGGACTTCCGGCAGTGCCGACTTTGCCAGCCGTGCCCACGGACACGGTCACCCTGCTGCCACCCATGCCGGCGGTCACCCTTCCCACCGTGCCGCAAGTGGCACTGCCGCCCACGCCGGCCATCGTCGTGCCTAAGGCGGTGCTGCCGCCCATGCCCAAGGTCACCATGGCCCCGATGCCCGCCATCGTCGTGCCCAAGGTGACCCTGCCGCCGATCCCCAACATTGTCGTGCCCAAGGTGACGCTGCCTCCGATGCCGTTCGTCCCCAATGTGAACGTGCCTATGCCGTTCGCGGCACCTCCTCCGTCAGCGTAG